A genomic region of Mycobacterium sp. Aquia_213 contains the following coding sequences:
- a CDS encoding methyltransferase yields the protein MVPPYAAMMELIVSAWTSQAIAVAVELRIADALDNGPMRLEELASRVEADPDALRRLLRALIGRGIFRQRRDGRYALNALAKSLRANAPLSAAAMAQMVGSRQHREHWSYLVDAIRTGKAVLPVLHGMEAFDYLVGQPELNEVFNRAMADTTEMAVDYLMAAYSFDDYQTVIDVGGGVGRLLSAILKATPTARGVLYDLPHALAEAPPVLRQHNVTDRVELLEGSFFDSVPTGGDVYVLKMILHDWPDDKAVEILQSVRSAAKVGTKVLVIDCVIPDHDREFFGHWTDLEMLLLQAGRERTVPEYRSLLERAGFRLTRWVPTASPLSFVEAEAV from the coding sequence ATGGTCCCGCCCTATGCGGCGATGATGGAGTTGATCGTCAGCGCCTGGACGTCACAAGCCATCGCGGTAGCCGTGGAGCTCCGTATCGCCGACGCTCTCGACAACGGGCCGATGCGGTTGGAAGAGTTGGCGTCTCGGGTGGAGGCGGATCCCGACGCGCTGCGCCGACTGCTACGGGCATTGATCGGCCGCGGCATATTTCGTCAGCGCCGTGACGGTCGCTATGCGCTCAACGCGCTCGCTAAGTCGTTGCGTGCCAACGCTCCGCTGTCGGCGGCGGCGATGGCCCAGATGGTGGGTTCGCGCCAACACCGCGAACATTGGAGCTATCTAGTAGACGCGATCAGAACTGGCAAGGCGGTTCTTCCGGTCCTGCACGGCATGGAAGCCTTCGACTACCTCGTCGGGCAGCCCGAGCTCAATGAAGTTTTCAACCGCGCCATGGCCGACACCACCGAGATGGCGGTGGATTACCTGATGGCCGCCTATTCGTTCGACGACTACCAGACCGTTATCGATGTTGGCGGTGGGGTCGGCCGCCTGCTTTCTGCCATCCTCAAGGCGACCCCGACCGCGCGAGGGGTTCTCTACGACCTGCCGCATGCCCTCGCCGAAGCCCCACCAGTGTTGCGTCAGCACAACGTCACAGATCGAGTGGAGTTACTGGAGGGATCGTTCTTCGACAGCGTTCCCACGGGTGGCGATGTCTACGTGCTCAAGATGATCCTGCATGACTGGCCCGACGACAAGGCGGTTGAGATTCTCCAGAGCGTCCGCTCGGCGGCGAAGGTCGGCACAAAGGTATTGGTGATCGATTGCGTGATCCCAGACCACGATCGCGAATTCTTCGGTCATTGGACGGATTTGGAGATGCTGCTGCTGCAGGCTGGACGCGAGCGAACGGTGCCGGAGTACCGCAGTCTTCTCGAGCGCGCCGGATTCCGGCTGACCCGATGGGTGCCCACTGCCTCACCACTGAGCTTCGTCGAGGCCGAGGCCGTCTAG
- a CDS encoding type I polyketide synthase, whose product MIPIAVVGVDCRFPGAPDKDAFWRLLLDGVVAGSEVPSQRWDVDAYYRADGAPGSMNTRRGHFIDNVDTFDNDFFGIAPVEAGALDPQQRLLLESSWRAIEDAGIDPRSLTGTPTGVFVGIMSSEWSNLQILDFAGLTALRGTGSGYFMTANRISYHLGLTGPSVAIDSACSSSLTAVHQGCAALRSGEADTVIAAGANLILTQSLSIFYTQAGLSAPDGRCKPFGLGADGIGRGEGVAAVVLRRLDDALADGQPIYAVVKSSVTNHDGRSNGITAPSRRSQVELMRRALSLADVDAGQIGFVEAHGTGTVLGDMIEANALGDVHKTRVGEPCLLGSVKGNIGHTEGSAGIAAFIKTCLALHHGVLPPTVFGDSANPALRLAQHGLQLADGPRKLPVNGTLGAVSSFGLGGSNAHAILETAPATALPVPGAAGVLTISAPSAQALRRNAESMTAALETLDTTQVASWCRSTNVVKRSNRHRLVVAGDRDTLVDGIRQFTDGAGEDLVSSAPPHRAPASVGILFSGQGSQYPGMTRRLYDAHPVYRENLDSAAAALDPHLGSDLLATMFGRAAGLDHTSLAQPALFAVSYALGKTLRDSGIRVTFGIGHSVGEIAAACVARVLTLDAAAKLIATRARSMGALPAGGAMIAVDLGVEQVEALVAEEPGCGIAAVNGPHSLTISGDLDAVARIQTLVRQRGGKAVNLAVSHAFHSPLMEPMVADFRREIAGLEPAPAEFPLFSTVLGREVNGTEMTVDYWAAQICSPVLFFDAVQAAVRTGRADYLAEAGPKSALLTLARQGGLPPQTRSLTLCSGPESDGTELLGVAATLMRDGYSPDLAALYGGPAGPPQRIPPYVFDTSSRFWFDGPITYPRRPVQTAEAQSSGPVDEPMDTEQPQTGAEGGVLALIADVGGYSVTTLSRSKRLADDLGYDSLLQLRLLDRLRAEYPPLHDISVAEVLPRIHSVGDLTDFVMERLDEAGTAR is encoded by the coding sequence ATGATCCCGATCGCCGTGGTCGGGGTCGACTGCCGCTTTCCCGGCGCGCCCGACAAGGACGCGTTCTGGCGGCTGCTGCTGGATGGCGTTGTGGCCGGCAGCGAAGTGCCTTCGCAGCGTTGGGATGTCGACGCCTACTATCGCGCCGACGGTGCTCCCGGATCGATGAACACCCGGCGCGGCCATTTCATCGACAATGTCGACACATTCGACAACGACTTCTTCGGGATAGCGCCCGTCGAGGCGGGCGCGCTTGACCCGCAGCAGCGCCTGCTCCTGGAATCATCCTGGCGCGCAATCGAAGATGCCGGAATCGACCCGCGGTCGCTGACCGGCACCCCGACCGGGGTCTTCGTCGGCATCATGTCCAGCGAGTGGAGCAACCTGCAAATTCTCGACTTCGCCGGACTCACGGCGTTGCGCGGCACGGGCAGTGGCTATTTCATGACTGCCAACCGCATCTCCTACCACCTGGGCCTCACCGGACCAAGCGTGGCCATCGATTCAGCCTGCTCTTCCTCATTGACTGCCGTACACCAGGGCTGCGCGGCACTTCGCTCGGGCGAGGCCGATACGGTTATCGCGGCCGGTGCGAATCTCATTCTGACACAGTCGCTTTCGATCTTCTATACCCAGGCAGGGCTGTCCGCGCCGGATGGTCGCTGCAAGCCGTTCGGGCTGGGCGCTGACGGCATCGGGCGGGGCGAGGGCGTGGCCGCGGTGGTGCTGCGCCGACTCGACGACGCCCTTGCCGACGGGCAACCGATCTATGCGGTCGTGAAGAGTTCGGTCACCAACCACGACGGCCGCAGCAACGGCATCACGGCCCCGAGCCGCCGGTCTCAGGTGGAGCTGATGCGCCGAGCGCTGAGCCTGGCCGACGTCGATGCCGGCCAGATCGGCTTCGTCGAGGCGCACGGCACCGGCACGGTGCTCGGCGACATGATCGAAGCCAACGCTCTTGGCGACGTGCACAAGACACGAGTCGGAGAGCCCTGTCTGCTCGGTTCCGTGAAGGGAAACATCGGGCACACCGAGGGCAGTGCGGGGATCGCGGCGTTCATCAAGACGTGCCTGGCGTTGCACCATGGCGTGCTGCCCCCGACGGTGTTCGGCGACAGCGCCAATCCGGCCTTGCGACTGGCCCAGCACGGTCTGCAGTTGGCCGACGGTCCACGAAAGCTACCGGTGAACGGCACGCTGGGCGCGGTGAGCTCGTTCGGCCTCGGCGGCAGTAACGCGCACGCGATTCTGGAGACGGCCCCGGCCACGGCGCTGCCCGTCCCGGGTGCGGCCGGGGTCCTTACCATCTCAGCGCCGTCAGCGCAGGCGCTGCGGCGCAACGCCGAGTCGATGACGGCCGCGCTGGAGACCCTCGACACCACGCAGGTGGCCTCCTGGTGCCGCTCGACCAACGTCGTCAAGCGATCAAACCGGCATCGCCTTGTCGTTGCAGGCGATCGCGACACCCTGGTTGACGGGATTCGCCAATTTACGGACGGCGCCGGTGAGGATCTGGTGTCGTCGGCCCCGCCGCACCGGGCCCCGGCCAGCGTCGGGATCCTGTTCTCGGGTCAGGGTTCCCAGTACCCAGGCATGACACGGCGACTCTACGATGCTCATCCGGTCTACCGGGAGAATCTCGACTCCGCGGCTGCCGCCCTGGATCCGCACCTCGGATCGGATCTGCTCGCAACGATGTTCGGCCGCGCAGCCGGCCTTGATCACACCAGCCTCGCGCAGCCCGCGTTGTTCGCCGTGTCCTACGCGCTGGGAAAGACTCTGCGAGACAGCGGAATCCGGGTGACCTTCGGGATCGGTCACAGCGTCGGGGAGATCGCCGCAGCCTGCGTGGCCCGTGTGCTCACCCTCGACGCCGCCGCCAAGCTCATCGCGACGAGAGCGCGATCGATGGGCGCGTTGCCCGCAGGTGGGGCAATGATCGCGGTCGACCTCGGCGTTGAGCAGGTGGAAGCACTCGTCGCTGAAGAGCCCGGGTGCGGGATCGCGGCGGTCAATGGGCCGCACTCCCTGACCATCTCCGGGGACCTCGACGCCGTGGCACGAATACAAACACTGGTCCGGCAACGGGGCGGCAAAGCGGTCAATCTGGCGGTGTCGCACGCCTTCCACTCGCCGCTCATGGAGCCGATGGTGGCCGACTTCCGGCGCGAGATAGCCGGCCTCGAGCCAGCACCCGCCGAATTTCCGTTGTTCTCCACGGTGCTCGGCCGCGAAGTCAATGGCACCGAGATGACGGTCGACTACTGGGCCGCACAGATCTGTTCTCCGGTGCTGTTCTTCGACGCGGTCCAGGCCGCCGTCAGGACCGGACGCGCCGACTATCTCGCCGAGGCCGGTCCCAAGTCAGCGCTGCTCACACTCGCCCGACAGGGCGGGCTCCCGCCGCAGACCCGCTCGCTCACGTTGTGTAGCGGCCCGGAGTCGGACGGGACAGAACTGCTCGGTGTGGCTGCCACGTTGATGCGCGACGGCTACTCACCCGATTTGGCGGCGCTGTACGGCGGACCGGCCGGGCCGCCGCAGCGGATCCCGCCCTACGTCTTCGATACCTCCAGCCGGTTCTGGTTCGACGGCCCGATCACCTACCCTCGACGGCCGGTGCAGACCGCCGAGGCTCAAAGTAGCGGTCCAGTCGACGAGCCTATGGATACCGAGCAACCGCAGACCGGTGCGGAGGGTGGGGTTCTCGCGCTGATCGCCGATGTCGGCGGCTATTCGGTCACCACGCTCAGCCGATCCAAACGGCTCGCGGACGACTTGGGTTACGACTCGTTGCTGCAGCTTCGCCTCCTGGACCGGCTGCGGGCGGAATATCCGCCACTACACGACATCTCTGTCGCCGAGGTGCTGCCGAGGATTCACAGCGTCGGTGATCTCACCGACTTCGTGATGGAGCGGCTCGATGAGGCCGGCACAGCACGATGA
- a CDS encoding thioesterase II family protein, which yields MTPVELVCFHHAGGGAASFHPLRRALANIGAEVAFTAVTLPGRESRRDEPRHVDAETCVRALGGELDELLRRPHVLLGHSMGATLAYLLAQQRISCGLRTPEAVIVASCRAPHLPPPRLDLQLLGDYALATELARYGGLPTEVLNRPDWLALLMPTVRDDLRICQSHWRTDAPPLPCPLHIVGGIGDPVAPPDTVAAWASHSVQPQPVRFYPGGHFLFRSPEPALVATIARVAEEAARERNLLP from the coding sequence ATGACGCCCGTCGAATTGGTGTGCTTTCACCACGCCGGTGGTGGGGCCGCGTCGTTTCATCCGCTGCGCCGAGCGCTGGCGAACATCGGCGCCGAGGTGGCATTTACCGCCGTGACTCTGCCGGGACGGGAGTCGCGCCGCGACGAGCCCCGCCATGTCGACGCCGAGACCTGCGTGCGGGCGCTGGGCGGCGAGCTCGACGAGCTGTTGCGCCGGCCCCACGTTCTGCTGGGTCACAGCATGGGCGCGACACTCGCGTATCTACTGGCGCAACAACGCATCTCATGCGGCCTGCGGACACCGGAGGCGGTCATCGTCGCGTCCTGCCGCGCCCCGCACCTACCCCCTCCCCGGCTTGATCTGCAGCTGCTCGGCGATTACGCGCTAGCCACCGAGCTCGCGCGCTATGGCGGGCTGCCGACCGAAGTCCTGAACCGACCGGACTGGCTGGCGCTGCTGATGCCCACCGTTCGTGACGATCTGCGGATCTGCCAGTCCCACTGGCGAACCGATGCGCCACCGCTTCCGTGTCCACTACACATCGTCGGGGGAATCGGCGACCCGGTCGCGCCGCCTGACACGGTGGCCGCCTGGGCGTCGCACTCGGTGCAGCCTCAACCGGTTCGCTTTTACCCCGGCGGCCACTTCCTGTTCCGTTCGCCGGAACCGGCATTGGTAGCCACCATTGCGCGTGTCGCCGAGGAGGCGGCACGGGAAAGGAACTTACTCCCGTGA
- a CDS encoding VOC family protein yields MNDVAAPAVELVLLTHRPAEMTQWWAALLGGTPRPLNARMTAIHGDYLRVVIERSQIALDYHPEASGVTAINLAMRDVQAACPALNRLSQLGSHPHRATGQPGVTALWFRDPNGTDIALQLPVAIGHHATAAGVWPDEVDPKDVLAYINSQTSATIHQPPESE; encoded by the coding sequence ATGAACGACGTTGCGGCACCAGCTGTCGAGCTGGTGCTACTCACCCACCGGCCGGCGGAGATGACGCAGTGGTGGGCGGCATTGCTCGGCGGGACTCCCCGGCCGCTGAATGCCAGGATGACCGCCATCCATGGCGACTACCTGCGGGTGGTGATCGAGCGTTCACAGATCGCACTTGACTACCATCCCGAAGCCAGTGGTGTCACCGCCATTAATCTGGCTATGAGGGATGTGCAGGCGGCATGTCCGGCATTGAACAGGTTGAGCCAGTTGGGTTCTCATCCCCATCGCGCGACCGGTCAACCCGGGGTGACAGCCCTCTGGTTCCGCGATCCCAATGGCACCGACATAGCCCTGCAACTGCCTGTGGCCATCGGGCACCATGCCACCGCAGCCGGTGTATGGCCCGATGAGGTGGACCCCAAAGACGTGCTTGCCTATATCAACAGCCAAACATCAGCCACGATCCACCAGCCGCCCGAATCGGAATAG
- a CDS encoding acyl carrier protein → MTAETLDYQDLVDWLSAKVAGQLNVAPDTIDIDTPLADYGIDSAASLTLCADLEFEKGIPVETTIVWDYATIDAIAAYLVTERVLP, encoded by the coding sequence ATGACCGCTGAGACCCTCGATTATCAGGACCTCGTGGACTGGCTGTCCGCGAAGGTGGCCGGGCAGCTCAACGTGGCGCCGGACACCATCGACATCGACACCCCGTTGGCCGATTACGGAATTGACTCCGCCGCGAGTCTGACGCTCTGCGCCGACCTGGAGTTCGAGAAGGGAATCCCCGTCGAAACCACGATTGTGTGGGATTACGCCACCATTGATGCCATCGCGGCGTACCTCGTCACCGAGCGGGTGCTGCCATGA
- a CDS encoding 3-oxoacyl-[acyl-carrier-protein] synthase III C-terminal domain-containing protein, translating into MSAYITATGSFLPGDPVPNDEIEDYIGKAGRSTSDLKDITLANCGIKTRHYAIDKKQQTVISNAAMAANAVRSAAERAGLGPNDVELLCAATTLPDLMAPGHASMVHGELGYGPLEIATLHGICSSGIMALKNAYLQVAIGEKRTAISVASEFASRFFKNSRYEEMGVVAEEGTLPLEAAFLRYMLSDGAGAVVIQDEPKASGISLRIDWISLTSYANTEKTCMYGGSPDTGATKSWGDYANASEAAADGALVLRQDLSLLPHLVKVGVDEYDRLLRLGKFDPSTLTWIPAHYSSERMKDTVMKEFSRRGIDGGRPEMWYSNLTSVGNIGSASIYVILDEMMEQGLIKDGDTMLCMVPESGRFAVSFMHLTAVSSETPR; encoded by the coding sequence ATGAGCGCTTACATCACCGCCACCGGCAGCTTTCTGCCCGGCGACCCCGTGCCTAACGACGAAATCGAGGATTACATCGGCAAGGCGGGACGCTCGACCTCTGATCTCAAGGACATCACTCTCGCCAACTGCGGCATCAAAACGCGCCACTACGCGATCGACAAGAAGCAGCAGACGGTCATCTCCAACGCGGCGATGGCAGCCAACGCCGTTCGGAGCGCAGCCGAGCGCGCCGGCCTCGGTCCCAACGATGTCGAATTGCTTTGTGCCGCGACCACATTGCCGGACCTGATGGCGCCAGGACATGCCAGCATGGTGCACGGCGAGCTGGGCTACGGCCCACTCGAAATCGCAACCCTGCACGGGATCTGCAGTTCAGGGATTATGGCGCTGAAGAACGCCTACCTGCAGGTGGCGATCGGTGAGAAGCGCACCGCGATTAGCGTGGCCAGCGAGTTCGCGTCCCGCTTCTTCAAGAACTCCCGTTATGAGGAGATGGGCGTTGTCGCCGAGGAGGGGACCCTCCCACTCGAAGCCGCCTTCTTGCGCTACATGCTCTCGGATGGGGCCGGCGCAGTGGTAATCCAGGACGAGCCCAAAGCCTCTGGCATCAGCCTGCGCATCGACTGGATCTCGCTGACGTCGTACGCGAACACCGAGAAGACGTGTATGTACGGTGGCAGTCCGGACACGGGCGCCACGAAGTCTTGGGGGGACTACGCGAACGCGTCCGAGGCCGCCGCCGACGGGGCGTTGGTCCTGCGACAGGATCTTTCCCTACTGCCACACCTGGTGAAGGTTGGTGTCGACGAGTATGACCGCCTGCTCCGACTGGGCAAATTCGATCCGTCGACACTGACTTGGATCCCAGCACACTATTCGAGCGAGCGAATGAAAGACACTGTGATGAAGGAGTTCTCGCGACGCGGCATTGACGGTGGCCGGCCCGAAATGTGGTACAGCAACCTGACGAGTGTCGGAAACATCGGCAGTGCTTCCATTTACGTCATCCTCGACGAGATGATGGAGCAGGGCCTGATCAAGGACGGCGACACGATGCTGTGCATGGTCCCGGAGTCCGGCCGGTTCGCGGTCTCGTTCATGCATCTCACCGCGGTGTCGTCGGAAACCCCACGGTGA
- a CDS encoding fatty acyl-AMP ligase, which translates to MSVLTREMSAAARFSPRHLTAGTVADPVRLTWREVHEQAKRMAGGLAARGIRRQGSLAVLATDAADIAPLAQAAWLSRAAVTMLQQPTPRTDLAVWLEDTVRATVMIKADVVVIGEQFLGALDPLTAQGLQVCTVESLRRADPIELDMSDHAAESDIALRQLTSGSTGVPKAVEISHGNLAANAVALHDGLELDINTDVMASWLPLSHDMGMIAFVCFPMQLGIETVVVPPEEFLKRPLVWAELISRHRATITSGPNFAYSVLARVLQRADPGAIDLSSLRIAVNGAEPIDHRDMTHFSAIGARFGLSPTALTPAYGLAEATLVASLGSAHDQATIDQVSRQAIAEAHRAQPIQDGSSDVQRVVCVGLPVTGLDLRISRNGTALAPREIGAIELSGPMIAERYLTSDGLVPLATDGWFDSGDLGYLDEEGRLYVCGRTKDLIVLAGRNLYPHDIERAAQSVDGVRKGCVIALRVDTDREGFAVLAEVRNATDDEARTRISREIAARVSSQVGHRPRDILLFPAGALPKTPSGKLRRSSARALLPTYTPAPTIREPVGPQGDRR; encoded by the coding sequence GTGAGCGTATTAACCCGCGAAATGTCCGCCGCAGCAAGATTTTCGCCGCGCCACTTGACCGCAGGCACGGTCGCCGACCCAGTTCGCTTGACCTGGCGTGAAGTCCACGAACAGGCGAAACGGATGGCCGGCGGTCTGGCCGCGCGGGGAATACGCCGCCAGGGATCGCTCGCTGTGCTGGCCACCGATGCCGCTGATATCGCGCCGCTCGCGCAGGCAGCCTGGCTGAGTCGCGCCGCGGTGACGATGCTGCAGCAACCAACTCCCCGCACCGACCTGGCGGTCTGGCTGGAAGACACGGTTCGTGCGACTGTGATGATCAAGGCCGACGTGGTCGTCATCGGGGAGCAGTTCCTGGGTGCACTGGATCCGCTGACGGCTCAGGGACTACAGGTCTGCACGGTCGAGTCCTTGCGTCGCGCCGACCCGATCGAACTCGACATGTCGGACCACGCCGCCGAGTCGGATATCGCATTGCGGCAGTTGACATCCGGATCAACCGGCGTGCCCAAAGCCGTCGAGATCAGTCACGGCAATCTCGCCGCGAATGCCGTCGCCTTGCACGACGGGCTGGAACTCGACATCAACACGGACGTGATGGCGAGCTGGCTGCCACTGTCGCATGACATGGGGATGATCGCCTTCGTATGTTTCCCCATGCAGCTGGGTATCGAAACCGTCGTCGTCCCACCGGAGGAGTTCCTCAAACGGCCGCTCGTCTGGGCGGAGTTGATCAGCAGGCACCGCGCGACCATCACCTCAGGCCCCAATTTCGCGTACTCCGTGCTCGCTCGCGTGCTGCAGCGCGCCGACCCGGGCGCCATCGACCTTTCGTCGCTGCGTATCGCGGTGAACGGAGCCGAACCGATCGACCACCGCGACATGACCCACTTCTCTGCGATCGGCGCGCGCTTCGGACTGAGCCCGACGGCGCTGACGCCCGCCTACGGACTCGCCGAAGCCACATTGGTTGCGTCGCTGGGGTCGGCGCACGACCAGGCGACCATCGACCAGGTCTCGCGGCAGGCCATTGCGGAAGCGCACCGCGCGCAGCCGATCCAAGACGGCTCCTCGGATGTACAGCGTGTGGTGTGTGTGGGGTTACCGGTGACGGGCCTGGATCTGCGGATAAGCCGGAACGGAACAGCGTTGGCGCCCCGAGAGATTGGCGCAATCGAACTAAGCGGCCCGATGATCGCCGAACGATATCTCACCTCCGACGGTCTAGTGCCACTGGCCACCGACGGGTGGTTCGACAGCGGAGACCTGGGTTACCTCGACGAGGAGGGGCGACTCTATGTCTGCGGTCGCACAAAGGATCTCATCGTGCTGGCCGGCAGGAATCTTTATCCGCACGATATCGAGCGCGCGGCCCAGAGCGTCGACGGCGTGCGAAAGGGCTGCGTGATCGCGCTACGTGTCGACACCGATCGAGAAGGCTTCGCGGTGCTGGCCGAAGTACGCAACGCGACCGACGATGAGGCGCGCACACGGATCAGCCGCGAGATCGCCGCCCGGGTGAGCAGTCAAGTCGGGCACCGCCCGCGTGACATCCTGTTGTTCCCCGCCGGCGCCTTGCCGAAGACACCGTCCGGCAAGCTACGCCGCAGCAGCGCTCGAGCACTGCTCCCGACGTACACCCCCGCCCCGACTATCCGCGAGCCGGTTGGGCCTCAGGGGGATCGCAGATGA
- a CDS encoding FAD-dependent monooxygenase, translated as MSDTCDVLVVGAGPVGATAALLLASYGIDCTVVESRHEPQRHPAAHVLSTRSMEIWREIGLERDIRGLSAPIHELRCIAYCTTFAGPELGRVPLADLPDAQMDAIESISPTRSAHLPQNVLEPLLWQRLRNSDRINLCTGWRYQSHTDGPDGVEVTVADTTAGSRRTIVARYVIAADGAASTVRRALGITMAGPILQNVVSVLFSADLEAFRRHRRGPVMWTHTAKGLGATIVHRAPDDLVFQIPYFPPFESVADFTAAICRRHIGDAIGDPAVRVDIKSIQTWAMTAQVATDYRAGRVFLAGDSAHRFPPTGGLGLNTGVADVHNLAWKLAWVLAGHADEALLDTYDRERRPVGAAATADSVANFDGMFDVVAALGLPRRAVRMLPQVVAAIPEWVPRRPVRALIRGITALGYQRFRLAESPGRIGQRIRRRTAAAIAKQGPHYRSWGRDLGVRYERGAMIGDRLSPPASDPEFYIPSVRAGGRLPHIWIEDGDRRVSTLDLVHHDDLTLLVSEASHSVWSIAAERLSLSVVPVGDAGHDIFHTGVAGADPDALLVRPDGHIAAVLHSERDGVPLLRRALHVVGTFAPSRKGLIA; from the coding sequence ATGAGCGACACCTGCGATGTGCTTGTCGTCGGCGCCGGACCGGTGGGCGCCACGGCGGCGCTGCTGCTTGCGAGCTATGGCATCGACTGCACCGTGGTGGAATCACGCCACGAGCCACAACGCCACCCCGCTGCGCACGTGCTCTCGACGCGGTCGATGGAGATTTGGCGCGAGATCGGCCTCGAGCGCGACATCCGCGGATTGAGCGCCCCCATCCACGAGCTGCGGTGCATCGCGTACTGCACCACCTTCGCCGGGCCCGAGCTCGGGCGGGTGCCACTGGCCGACTTGCCCGACGCGCAGATGGATGCGATCGAATCGATCAGCCCTACCCGCAGTGCACACCTACCCCAGAACGTGCTGGAACCGCTGCTCTGGCAACGCCTGCGCAACAGTGATCGCATCAATCTGTGTACCGGCTGGCGGTACCAGTCCCACACCGACGGCCCAGACGGCGTCGAGGTCACTGTCGCCGACACCACTGCCGGATCCCGCCGAACGATCGTGGCGCGCTACGTCATCGCGGCCGACGGTGCAGCCAGCACTGTGCGGCGTGCGCTAGGGATCACGATGGCGGGCCCGATCCTTCAGAACGTGGTCAGCGTCCTTTTCTCCGCCGATCTCGAGGCTTTCCGCCGCCACCGCCGCGGCCCGGTCATGTGGACCCACACCGCCAAGGGCCTGGGCGCCACCATCGTGCACCGGGCGCCGGACGACCTCGTTTTCCAGATCCCCTACTTTCCGCCGTTTGAGTCGGTGGCAGACTTCACGGCTGCTATCTGCCGCAGGCACATAGGCGATGCGATCGGCGATCCCGCTGTCCGCGTTGACATCAAGTCGATCCAGACGTGGGCGATGACCGCCCAAGTCGCCACCGACTACCGGGCGGGCCGCGTGTTCCTGGCTGGCGATTCCGCGCACCGGTTTCCGCCCACCGGCGGGCTGGGACTTAACACCGGCGTCGCCGATGTGCACAACCTGGCCTGGAAGCTCGCCTGGGTCCTCGCCGGGCACGCCGACGAAGCACTGCTGGACACCTATGACCGAGAACGCCGCCCGGTCGGCGCGGCCGCCACCGCCGACTCGGTAGCCAACTTCGACGGAATGTTCGATGTCGTTGCCGCACTGGGGTTACCGCGCCGTGCAGTGCGCATGCTCCCACAAGTCGTCGCTGCTATTCCGGAGTGGGTACCGCGACGTCCCGTGCGTGCCTTGATCCGTGGGATTACCGCGCTGGGATATCAGCGGTTTCGCCTGGCCGAGTCGCCGGGCCGGATCGGTCAGCGGATCCGCCGCCGGACCGCGGCGGCGATCGCAAAGCAGGGCCCGCACTATCGCAGCTGGGGACGCGACCTCGGGGTGCGTTACGAGCGTGGCGCCATGATCGGCGATCGACTGTCGCCACCTGCCAGCGACCCAGAGTTCTATATCCCCTCTGTGCGCGCCGGCGGCCGGCTGCCGCACATCTGGATTGAGGACGGTGATCGGCGGGTGTCCACTCTGGATCTGGTCCACCACGACGACCTGACACTACTGGTGTCCGAAGCGAGCCATTCCGTGTGGTCGATTGCGGCGGAAAGGCTTTCGTTGTCGGTGGTGCCGGTCGGCGATGCTGGGCACGACATATTTCACACCGGCGTCGCTGGCGCCGATCCGGACGCGCTGCTGGTACGCCCCGATGGCCATATCGCCGCCGTGCTGCACTCGGAGCGGGATGGCGTTCCCCTGCTGCGGCGAGCATTGCACGTCGTCGGCACCTTTGCACCGAGCCGCAAAGGACTGATCGCATGA